A single genomic interval of halophilic archaeon DL31 harbors:
- a CDS encoding CoA-binding domain protein (PFAM: CoA-binding~KEGG: hje:HacjB3_02265 acetyl-CoA synthetase): MLRDSPELDPLFDPDSVAVVGASPDSFYAGNLIDNLLDYGFDGDLYPVNPGRDEVWGRHCYDDIDDVPETVDLAVVSVPREYVVDVVRAAGQRCVPAALVVTAGFSEADEEGAKIEADLAAAADETDINVVGPNCIGVMSAAGATLTSTCSREPQQGSIALVSQSGALAFTTFFERAADEDVHFSHIVSTGNEADLTTSDYVAYLAEKPEVDVVCTYVEGIEDPERFMRVADAATRAGTPVISVKIGSSEVADAATLSHTGSLTGDDDAWNAAFRQTGVERAPDIPDLLARGSAHAAYDSPDGNRVCVASTSGGLASLLADMAAERDLELPDIAGETEETLLEMEELLTFGEFHNPADIRGYGAEVLPEIAETLFADDSFDAYVFAIGLSGVDDRAKAVASDLQSVAAEADAPVVVLWTGRKEPDDPTERPPYAKLRKHVPVYEDPAKCMDAVASLTDFASGLETRADRPARTDLAELVPSPTLDLPTGRVLTWSEAANLLSAFDVPLVDTQLATSRETAVDAAGELGYPVVLKIDSPEIPHRTDIGGVAVGVETPEEVRTAYDDIVAAAREVADERDIEGVLVQPMVEEGVEALVGASPDDVFGSLVTVGPGGVLVEAMDDSEVLVPPFSAAEAREAIEETMLDTLLTNRRGGDAIPLDPFVEFLVNVGNLTAAVDDVAELDLNPVMVTENGPVAVDALVRTE, encoded by the coding sequence GTGCTCCGTGACTCGCCTGAACTCGATCCACTGTTCGATCCGGACTCTGTCGCCGTGGTGGGCGCAAGCCCCGACTCGTTCTACGCCGGGAACCTCATCGACAACCTGCTTGACTACGGGTTCGACGGTGATCTCTACCCCGTCAACCCCGGCCGCGACGAAGTCTGGGGGCGACACTGTTACGACGATATCGACGACGTCCCCGAGACGGTCGATCTAGCCGTCGTGAGCGTCCCCCGTGAGTATGTCGTCGACGTGGTCCGCGCGGCCGGCCAACGGTGTGTGCCGGCCGCCCTCGTCGTCACTGCCGGCTTCTCTGAGGCCGACGAGGAGGGCGCCAAAATTGAGGCCGACCTCGCTGCGGCCGCCGATGAAACCGACATCAACGTGGTGGGCCCGAACTGCATCGGCGTGATGTCCGCCGCGGGCGCAACACTCACCTCGACATGTTCACGGGAACCCCAGCAGGGCTCCATCGCGCTGGTGAGCCAGTCGGGTGCGCTGGCGTTTACGACGTTCTTCGAGCGCGCAGCCGACGAGGACGTTCACTTCAGCCACATCGTCTCGACGGGGAACGAGGCCGACCTGACCACCAGCGACTACGTAGCCTACCTCGCCGAGAAGCCGGAGGTTGACGTGGTCTGCACCTACGTGGAGGGTATCGAGGACCCCGAGCGGTTCATGCGGGTCGCGGACGCGGCCACCCGCGCGGGTACGCCAGTGATTTCCGTGAAGATCGGCTCCTCCGAAGTCGCCGACGCGGCGACACTCTCACACACCGGGTCGCTGACCGGTGACGACGACGCCTGGAACGCTGCGTTCCGCCAGACCGGCGTCGAGCGCGCGCCGGACATCCCGGACTTGCTCGCCCGCGGGAGCGCCCACGCCGCCTACGACAGCCCCGACGGCAACCGCGTCTGTGTGGCCTCCACGAGCGGCGGCCTCGCCAGCCTGCTGGCTGACATGGCTGCCGAGCGAGATCTCGAACTGCCGGATATCGCCGGCGAGACCGAGGAGACGCTGCTGGAGATGGAGGAACTGCTCACGTTTGGGGAGTTCCACAACCCCGCGGATATCCGGGGGTACGGCGCGGAGGTGCTCCCCGAAATCGCCGAGACGCTGTTTGCCGACGACAGCTTCGACGCCTACGTGTTCGCCATCGGCCTCTCGGGCGTCGACGACCGAGCCAAAGCGGTCGCCTCGGACCTGCAGTCCGTCGCCGCCGAGGCAGACGCCCCTGTGGTCGTGCTCTGGACCGGCCGGAAGGAGCCCGACGACCCGACCGAGCGGCCGCCGTATGCGAAACTCCGAAAGCACGTTCCCGTCTACGAGGACCCGGCGAAATGCATGGACGCCGTCGCGTCGCTCACCGACTTCGCGTCGGGCCTGGAGACCCGGGCGGACCGGCCGGCCCGCACCGACCTCGCGGAGTTGGTTCCCTCCCCGACGCTCGACCTCCCCACCGGCCGCGTGCTAACGTGGAGCGAGGCCGCGAACCTCCTCTCGGCGTTCGACGTACCGCTTGTCGACACCCAACTGGCGACCAGCCGAGAGACGGCTGTCGACGCCGCCGGCGAACTCGGCTACCCCGTCGTGCTCAAAATCGACTCCCCCGAAATCCCCCACCGCACGGATATCGGCGGGGTCGCAGTCGGGGTAGAGACGCCGGAGGAAGTCCGCACAGCCTACGACGACATCGTGGCTGCCGCACGGGAGGTCGCCGACGAACGCGACATCGAGGGCGTGCTCGTCCAGCCGATGGTTGAGGAGGGCGTCGAGGCGCTCGTGGGCGCCTCACCTGACGACGTGTTCGGCTCGCTGGTCACGGTCGGGCCGGGCGGCGTTCTGGTTGAAGCGATGGACGACAGCGAGGTGCTCGTGCCGCCGTTCTCGGCTGCTGAAGCTCGTGAGGCTATCGAAGAGACGATGCTTGACACGTTGCTCACTAATCGGCGTGGGGGGGACGCGATTCCGCTCGACCCCTTCGTGGAGTTCCTCGTCAACGTGGGGAACCTCACAGCGGCGGTCGACGACGTGGCCGAACTCGACCTCAACCCCGTGATGGTCACGGAAAACGGTCCCGTCGCTGTGGACGCGCTAGTCAGGACGGAGTAG
- a CDS encoding histidine triad (HIT) protein (PFAM: Histidine triad (HIT) protein~KEGG: hvo:HVO_0230 histidine triad protein) → MAEDCIFCSIVTGDIPGRIVHETDHAIAFLDANPLAAGHTLVVPKQHYSRVEEIPGDEAAELFGVVHDLVPKVEAAVDADAVSVGINDGEAAGQEIPHSHVHLVPRFNGDGGGPFHAIAPQSDAPSDDELDEIAAAISGD, encoded by the coding sequence ATGGCTGAGGACTGCATCTTCTGCAGCATCGTCACTGGTGACATTCCGGGGCGCATCGTCCACGAAACCGACCACGCAATCGCGTTCCTCGACGCCAATCCGCTGGCGGCGGGGCACACACTCGTGGTCCCGAAACAACATTACAGCCGAGTCGAGGAGATACCTGGCGACGAAGCCGCCGAACTCTTCGGCGTGGTCCACGACCTCGTCCCTAAGGTTGAAGCGGCAGTCGACGCCGACGCGGTATCGGTGGGCATCAACGACGGCGAGGCCGCAGGGCAAGAGATACCACACAGCCACGTCCACCTCGTCCCGCGGTTCAACGGCGACGGCGGTGGCCCATTCCACGCCATCGCTCCGCAGAGCGACGCGCCGTCCGACGACGAACTCGACGAAATCGCGGCGGCTATCAGCGGCGATTGA
- a CDS encoding cell division inhibitor (KEGG: hvo:HVO_0228 cell division inhibitor), with the protein MDATTAALVGATGGAGTTRSCLELATALAANGDDVAVLDAAYDTQGLARQCRGRLAPDMTALVTDESDQSLSAGLVEFERAENTTLTALERAELPEPGRVACCPASAPFERLARAKTPEAAQQLEHRIEEATDAFDHVLVDTPPLATNPAVAAVTTADRVGILTPATAGGLDATQRTRGRLQDVGTAADAVLAVDRIDEGELSDEDADAVIPRLEADAPSGLQSEQGVQALEAVADSLLDVTVALPTAEDGLAETLGSLRPE; encoded by the coding sequence ATGGACGCTACGACTGCCGCGCTGGTCGGCGCGACCGGCGGCGCCGGCACCACCCGGAGCTGTCTCGAACTCGCAACTGCCCTCGCAGCCAACGGCGACGACGTGGCCGTGCTCGATGCAGCCTACGACACCCAGGGGCTGGCTCGCCAGTGTAGGGGGCGGCTCGCTCCCGACATGACCGCGCTCGTCACCGACGAGTCCGACCAATCGCTCTCCGCGGGGCTTGTTGAGTTCGAGCGTGCAGAGAACACGACACTCACCGCACTCGAGCGAGCAGAACTCCCCGAACCGGGGCGAGTCGCGTGCTGTCCAGCCAGCGCACCGTTCGAGCGACTCGCTCGTGCGAAGACGCCCGAGGCAGCCCAGCAACTCGAACACCGGATCGAGGAAGCAACCGATGCGTTCGACCACGTGCTGGTCGACACGCCGCCGCTGGCCACCAATCCCGCTGTTGCAGCGGTCACCACTGCCGACCGCGTCGGGATACTCACACCGGCCACGGCCGGGGGCTTGGATGCCACTCAGCGCACCCGCGGACGACTACAGGACGTCGGCACGGCTGCGGATGCGGTTCTCGCGGTCGACCGGATCGACGAAGGCGAACTCTCCGACGAAGACGCCGATGCCGTCATCCCACGACTCGAGGCGGACGCCCCGAGTGGTCTCCAGAGCGAACAGGGGGTTCAGGCGCTCGAAGCTGTTGCCGACAGCCTTCTTGATGTCACAGTGGCGCTCCCGACGGCCGAAGACGGACTCGCCGAGACGCTCGGCTCGTTACGCCCGGAGTAG
- a CDS encoding hypothetical protein (KEGG: hbo:Hbor_00790 hypothetical protein), with product MTLSDIAAGIEVTAEQERRDVAAVDETGAAVVERLRPHAETLPCTPEAAATVVETHAAGTSVGESAREAGIAPVTAAKALHCCGVSGVTPLSPIARQVVRDWMAGELGRTEALELTGASEAEFALGTYIESHEPNPELTEATADIGGSAVDADPLADAVGAVDEFF from the coding sequence ATGACCCTCTCGGACATCGCGGCCGGAATCGAGGTGACCGCCGAGCAGGAGCGCCGCGACGTGGCCGCCGTCGACGAAACGGGTGCCGCAGTCGTCGAGCGACTGCGCCCGCACGCGGAGACGCTGCCGTGTACGCCCGAAGCGGCCGCGACCGTCGTCGAGACCCACGCCGCGGGGACCAGCGTGGGCGAGAGCGCACGCGAAGCAGGGATTGCGCCCGTGACGGCGGCAAAGGCCCTCCACTGCTGTGGTGTTTCAGGTGTGACGCCACTCTCACCAATCGCACGGCAGGTAGTTCGCGACTGGATGGCCGGCGAGCTCGGCCGGACGGAGGCGCTCGAACTCACGGGTGCCTCAGAGGCGGAGTTCGCCCTCGGCACCTACATCGAGAGCCACGAGCCGAACCCCGAATTAACCGAGGCGACGGCCGATATCGGCGGCAGCGCTGTCGACGCGGATCCGCTGGCTGACGCGGTTGGTGCGGTCGACGAGTTCTTCTGA
- a CDS encoding Transcription factor TFIIB cyclin-related protein (KEGG: hvo:HVO_0226 transcription initiation factor TFB~PFAM: Transcription factor TFIIB, cyclin-related; Zinc finger, TFIIB-type~SMART: Cyclin), translating into MSKARSGGCPECDGRLTTEENETVCAGCGLVVSTDRLDRGPEWRSFADDDTNPARCGAPLTRSRHDRGLSTEIGRTGRGKSRKWSRLRRQHRRTQIRSKRERNQVYGFTEIRRLMGALSLPDRIRDQACSLFRSAQNEDLLRGRSIEGFASAGVYAACRVAGISRTSSEILEVSKASAGEHRAAYDALNRDLGLPVAAAEPAEFLPRFASELELEKATQRRARELTERAVEAGHANGRNPSGVAAGALYLAARCEDEAITQAEAAEVADVTAVTVRTTYQALQN; encoded by the coding sequence ATGAGCAAGGCACGCTCAGGTGGCTGTCCGGAATGCGACGGGCGACTAACTACCGAGGAGAACGAGACGGTCTGTGCAGGCTGTGGGCTGGTGGTCTCGACTGACCGCCTCGACCGTGGTCCGGAGTGGCGCTCCTTCGCGGACGACGACACCAACCCCGCACGCTGTGGGGCGCCGCTGACTCGCTCTCGACACGACCGCGGCCTCTCGACGGAGATCGGTCGAACCGGCCGCGGAAAGAGCCGGAAGTGGTCCAGGCTGCGCCGCCAGCACCGCCGGACCCAGATTCGCTCGAAGCGCGAGCGCAATCAGGTGTACGGCTTCACCGAAATTCGGCGGCTGATGGGGGCACTCTCGCTTCCGGACCGAATCCGGGACCAGGCCTGCTCACTCTTCCGCTCGGCACAGAACGAGGACCTGCTGCGGGGGCGTTCGATCGAGGGATTCGCCAGCGCGGGCGTCTACGCCGCCTGTCGAGTGGCGGGTATCTCGCGCACCAGCAGCGAAATTCTCGAGGTGTCGAAAGCGTCGGCCGGTGAGCACCGCGCGGCCTACGACGCACTCAACCGCGACCTCGGCCTCCCGGTCGCGGCCGCTGAGCCGGCGGAGTTCCTCCCCAGATTCGCCAGCGAACTCGAACTCGAGAAGGCGACCCAGCGCCGCGCCCGTGAACTCACAGAGCGCGCCGTCGAGGCGGGGCACGCGAACGGCCGGAATCCGTCGGGCGTTGCTGCGGGAGCGCTGTATCTGGCTGCCCGCTGCGAAGACGAAGCCATCACCCAAGCGGAGGCCGCGGAGGTAGCTGATGTGACGGCGGTGACGGTTCGGACGACGTACCAGGCGCTCCAGAACTGA
- a CDS encoding Cobyrinic acid ac-diamide synthase (PFAM: Cobyrinic acid a,c-diamide synthase~KEGG: hla:Hlac_2674 cell division inhibitor MinD-like (chromosome partitioning ATPase)) yields MILAVASGKGGVGKSTVAYNVAAVCDAVVVDGDLAMANLPAGRGPTLHDVLAGRADPQEAVQGGPVDLLPCGRSLSGARAADLGRLGDALAAVERAHGTVVVDCPAGMRADVGVPLALADAALLVAAPEPFALADTLRTRELAAELDAPIAGVALNRVVDDVPRPTVRDALGAPVETVPADPRVGRSIVEEQPVVDAAPESEAATAFHALMDRVE; encoded by the coding sequence GTGATTCTGGCCGTCGCCAGCGGGAAAGGCGGGGTCGGCAAATCGACCGTCGCCTACAACGTCGCCGCCGTCTGTGACGCGGTGGTCGTCGACGGCGACCTCGCGATGGCGAACCTCCCTGCTGGGCGCGGGCCGACGCTCCACGACGTGCTCGCCGGTCGCGCGGACCCCCAGGAGGCCGTGCAGGGCGGCCCAGTCGACCTGCTCCCCTGCGGGCGCTCGCTGTCAGGCGCACGGGCCGCAGACCTCGGGCGACTCGGCGATGCCTTGGCGGCCGTCGAGCGGGCACACGGGACGGTCGTTGTCGACTGCCCAGCCGGAATGCGAGCCGACGTGGGTGTCCCGCTCGCCCTCGCGGACGCCGCACTGTTAGTCGCGGCGCCCGAACCGTTCGCGTTGGCCGATACACTGCGCACACGTGAGCTCGCAGCCGAACTCGACGCGCCGATCGCTGGAGTCGCGCTCAACCGTGTCGTCGACGACGTGCCACGGCCAACCGTCCGCGATGCGCTCGGGGCGCCGGTCGAAACAGTTCCTGCTGACCCGCGGGTCGGCCGGTCTATCGTCGAGGAGCAACCAGTTGTCGACGCCGCTCCCGAGAGTGAGGCCGCGACCGCCTTCCACGCGCTGATGGACCGCGTCGAGTAG
- a CDS encoding hypothetical protein (KEGG: hbo:Hbor_00760 hypothetical protein): MELDWTTRRASGVTLVAIRLQNERAADRTVRLENQLDGPVLPPRRQGEPEQGWDREGVTKRIPAGDEAALGYACPADATDPPVVVESVEAAGEPANDELVAQAIRQLGDARPPRSVLGETPESEQEPAKGPTGSPNEGQGGAESHPTEAPPNALPAGAGALLQPYRERLETVEALGVASVPEATGLLETNGGLAGIEQMGSGLTADAAALRALASEATALAARAETASLPTASLRKLS; this comes from the coding sequence ATGGAACTCGACTGGACCACGAGGCGAGCCAGCGGGGTGACGCTCGTGGCGATCCGACTGCAGAACGAACGGGCAGCTGACCGGACAGTCCGCCTGGAAAACCAACTCGACGGCCCCGTGCTTCCGCCCCGCCGGCAAGGCGAACCCGAACAGGGGTGGGACCGGGAGGGAGTAACCAAGCGAATACCTGCCGGGGACGAAGCCGCACTGGGCTACGCCTGTCCTGCCGATGCGACCGACCCACCGGTCGTAGTTGAGTCCGTCGAGGCAGCCGGGGAGCCCGCGAACGACGAGCTCGTCGCGCAAGCGATACGCCAGCTCGGTGACGCCCGGCCGCCTCGGTCGGTACTCGGTGAGACACCCGAATCCGAACAAGAGCCCGCTAAGGGTCCCACCGGGTCACCGAACGAAGGACAGGGAGGCGCAGAAAGCCACCCGACTGAAGCGCCACCGAACGCGCTTCCTGCGGGTGCAGGAGCGTTGCTCCAACCCTATCGGGAGCGACTCGAAACCGTGGAGGCACTCGGGGTGGCCTCCGTCCCTGAGGCGACTGGGCTGCTCGAGACCAACGGAGGACTGGCGGGCATCGAGCAAATGGGCTCAGGGCTCACAGCGGATGCCGCGGCGCTTCGGGCACTCGCTTCCGAGGCCACCGCGCTCGCTGCGCGGGCGGAGACAGCATCGCTGCCCACCGCGTCGCTCCGGAAGCTCTCGTGA
- a CDS encoding hypothetical protein (KEGG: hbo:Hbor_00750 hypothetical protein) — protein MRVVRTADQDQRAWAGKAIDLRGTDIAAGMLRRAIVGEAEGLTVEAPNPSRWWPALGVPTDGTSPIDRLVAAARSLRVQVPADRRVAAAERALTEHTVEQVDIEAARKRLAAAGADVEQLREAVAVARGRLAARRETDADTAAAEEALASATARLSEAETERVAAEQAHDAAQERAREARSARERRLRLQDRVANYRRDARRALLTEIADKFAAAVDAVPGDATLSLDPLAVEGDFGTAALAAVRLASLQAPVVDDTGRFDSVEMARERLDAPVIRC, from the coding sequence ATGCGAGTCGTCCGGACAGCCGACCAGGACCAACGAGCCTGGGCCGGGAAGGCGATCGACCTGCGGGGGACCGACATCGCGGCAGGAATGCTTCGCCGCGCGATAGTGGGCGAAGCCGAGGGTCTGACCGTTGAGGCCCCGAATCCATCTCGCTGGTGGCCGGCTCTCGGGGTCCCGACCGACGGAACATCACCGATTGACCGTCTCGTTGCGGCCGCCCGCTCCCTACGCGTTCAGGTTCCCGCAGACCGACGAGTAGCTGCCGCCGAACGCGCGCTCACAGAGCACACTGTCGAGCAGGTCGACATCGAAGCCGCACGGAAGCGACTCGCCGCTGCGGGGGCGGACGTCGAGCAACTCCGGGAAGCGGTGGCGGTCGCGAGGGGTCGCCTGGCGGCCCGTAGGGAGACGGATGCCGACACCGCCGCCGCCGAGGAGGCGCTGGCGAGCGCGACGGCGCGGCTCTCGGAAGCCGAAACCGAGCGCGTAGCCGCTGAACAGGCCCACGACGCCGCCCAGGAACGGGCCCGCGAGGCACGCTCGGCGCGCGAACGTCGACTCCGGTTACAGGACCGAGTCGCGAACTACCGACGGGACGCCCGCCGCGCGTTGCTCACCGAGATTGCCGATAAGTTCGCCGCGGCTGTCGACGCGGTGCCGGGCGACGCGACCCTCTCTTTGGACCCACTCGCTGTCGAAGGCGATTTTGGGACTGCTGCGCTGGCAGCGGTTCGACTAGCGTCACTCCAGGCACCCGTCGTCGACGATACCGGCCGTTTCGACTCTGTGGAGATGGCGAGAGAGCGCCTTGACGCTCCAGTCATCCGCTGCTGA
- a CDS encoding hypothetical protein (KEGG: hbo:Hbor_00740 hypothetical protein), which yields MLLMVTYSRAARNSLRNVCRSHESTVVRRFGRAALLAETELGAFLGLRLREKHGADVQLERTEPLNEFDTVPETVREAAAAYESREQPSTPYTKFATGTDHPSPAAMRDREL from the coding sequence ATGCTGCTGATGGTGACGTACTCACGGGCAGCCCGCAACAGCCTGCGGAACGTCTGTCGAAGCCACGAGTCGACAGTAGTTCGGCGGTTCGGCCGTGCAGCGCTGCTCGCCGAGACCGAACTCGGTGCGTTCCTCGGACTTCGCCTGCGCGAGAAACACGGCGCAGACGTGCAGTTGGAACGGACCGAGCCACTGAACGAGTTCGACACGGTCCCAGAAACCGTTCGAGAAGCCGCCGCAGCCTACGAGTCCCGCGAGCAGCCGAGCACCCCCTACACCAAGTTTGCCACTGGAACTGACCACCCATCACCAGCAGCGATGCGCGACCGGGAGCTCTGA
- a CDS encoding hypothetical protein (KEGG: hla:Hlac_3138 hypothetical protein): MSETLQKRTLTERLAEANSTLLLASSFTEGTEERCAEMLHPGMANESNVLWVSYTKSPDQQLRRWQAHSSDRPANMGMVSIDDSTRSVAAESGGASDLMGPNKPVETVSSPNDLTGLGIRITEFLTDWEENDNRTVVCFDSLTALLQYVELETAYEFLHILTGRMAAVDAFAHFHMDPEAHDEQTIESITTLMDATVALEDGEEKIRSRKP, encoded by the coding sequence GTGTCAGAAACGCTGCAAAAACGGACGTTAACGGAGCGACTCGCGGAGGCTAACAGCACGCTGCTTCTGGCCTCGTCGTTCACCGAAGGGACCGAAGAACGCTGTGCAGAGATGCTTCACCCCGGAATGGCGAACGAATCGAACGTGCTGTGGGTTTCCTACACGAAGTCGCCCGACCAACAGCTCCGGCGTTGGCAGGCTCATTCCTCGGACCGCCCCGCCAACATGGGGATGGTGAGCATCGACGACTCCACACGCTCGGTTGCTGCCGAAAGCGGCGGCGCCAGCGACCTCATGGGACCGAACAAACCGGTCGAGACGGTGAGCAGCCCGAACGACCTAACGGGGCTGGGAATCCGTATTACGGAGTTCCTCACCGACTGGGAGGAGAACGACAACCGCACCGTCGTCTGCTTCGATTCGCTGACGGCACTGCTGCAGTACGTCGAACTCGAGACGGCCTACGAGTTCCTCCACATCCTGACCGGCCGGATGGCGGCCGTCGACGCCTTCGCTCACTTCCACATGGACCCGGAGGCCCACGACGAACAGACTATCGAGAGCATCACGACGCTGATGGACGCAACCGTGGCGCTTGAGGACGGTGAAGAGAAAATCCGGTCACGCAAGCCTTAA
- a CDS encoding hypothetical protein (KEGG: hbo:Hbor_00730 hypothetical protein) has protein sequence MDRISALRNVEEALRTFEAGEADLESTQQQVQSVLQSYATEFEAAERRPYRAHGEAPADGVVVVAPDPETAKQRVQELQGAAPSSFDVEPL, from the coding sequence GTGGACCGCATCTCCGCGCTCCGCAACGTCGAGGAGGCGCTGCGGACGTTCGAAGCCGGCGAGGCCGACCTCGAGAGCACCCAGCAGCAGGTCCAGTCAGTGCTCCAGAGCTACGCGACCGAGTTCGAGGCTGCCGAGCGGCGGCCCTACCGTGCCCACGGTGAGGCGCCGGCCGACGGCGTCGTCGTTGTCGCACCGGACCCGGAGACGGCAAAACAGCGCGTTCAGGAACTCCAGGGGGCAGCGCCGTCGTCGTTCGACGTCGAGCCACTCTGA